One segment of Arvicanthis niloticus isolate mArvNil1 chromosome 5, mArvNil1.pat.X, whole genome shotgun sequence DNA contains the following:
- the Zscan20 gene encoding zinc finger and SCAN domain-containing protein 20 isoform X4: MLVARPTSWSHTEDAGVAVGWVLLTGWGLVPHTWNITENSLGVPSSRGSEMATVLTPQAPAVPKMASIGDWEVAAKSQETLSPSRQAKEEPCQDPAGDDCGNGACLGVPASKPGVTTQHEQGPEIWNLSPINSGNGSTAEDSLDSEQDKPAQAAARADPRVWEEPCQWGAEDMKVSGVHWGYEETKTFLAILSESPFSEKLRTCHQNRQVYRAIAEQLRARGFLRTLEQCRYRVKNLLRNYRKAKNSHPPGTCPFYEELEALVRARTAIRRTTSGPGEAVALPRLGDSDTEIDDQDEGSWDPEEATEDFSGSGLAAEESVQGPRIAGGPALLQSRIASSGYVTYLNGDHTAHCSFFDQRGKRVLSYSLPPAGVHWGFEETKVFLAILSESPFAEKLRTCHQNSQVYRAIAERLRELGFLRTLEQCRYRFKNLLRSYRKAKSSCPPGTCPFYEEMDSLMRARTVIRAVETVGEDTGLPGSGQSGTEADDQEAWGKMEDEDAIRLLTPDPQTPDAGFELKHEVEDQISEQDVLGDLPRALSRYTTKAVCQPHDWGEDHENGNEEEWRSTLPWEECSSEEDLEKLIDHQGLYLTEKPYIRDARVKSFSQEVHCFSPHRSHAGEKPYKYPASGKSFSDCAHLSTHQRLHTGEKPYRCLECGSCFSDPSHLITHQRAHRGEKPYKCGMCWKSFSQSSNLLKHQQTHSGGTPDQRNEPGEHFGQSPSFNAYWRNSTQERPKQPQNLSMGADSPGAYHPNSGEKLYPCPECGRCFAKSSALISHQRIHTGEKPYECATCGKSFSKSSSLANHQRTHTGEKPHKCADCGKCFSERSKLITHQRVHTGEKPYKCPECGKFFRDRSNLITHQRIHTGEKPYKCRECGKRFNQSSSLIIHQRIHTGEKPYKCTECGKDFNNSSHFSAHRRTHSGGKAL; the protein is encoded by the exons ATGCTTGTAGCACGCCCCACTAGCTGGAGTCACACAGAAGATGCTGGCGTGGCAGTGGGCTGGGTGCTGCTCACAGGATGGGGACTGGTACCTCACACATGGAACATCACTGAAAACAGCTTAGGAGTCCCATCCTCTAGAGGAAGTGAAATGGCAA CTGTCCTCACTCCCCAGGCCCCAGCTGTTCCAAAGATGGCGAGCATTGGAGATTGGGAGGTGGCAGCCAAGTCCCAG GAAACCCTGAGCCCCAGTAGACAAGCCAAGGAGGAGCCCTGCCAGGACCCTGCAGGAGATGATTGTGGGAATGGTGCATGCCTGG GAGTTCCAGCTTCAAAGCCAGGTGTCACCACCCAGCATGAGCAAGGACCAGAGATTTGGAATCTGAGCCCTATAAATTCTGGGAATGGGAGCACTGCAGAGGATAGCCTGGACAGTGAGCAAGACAAGCCAGCTCAGGCAGCAGCCCGGGCAGACCCAAGGGTCTGGGAAGAGCCATGCCAGTGGGGTGCGGAGGACATGAAGGTGTCAGGTGTTCACTGGGGCTATGAGGAAACCAAGACTTTCCTGGCAATCTTAAGtgagtctcctttctctgaaaaGCTTCGGACTTGTCACCAGAACCGGCAGGTATACCGGGCTATCGCAGAGCAGCTGAGGGCACGGGGCTTCTTGCGGACTCTGGAGCAGTGTCGCTACAGGGTCAAAAACCTTCTACGGAATTACCGGAAAGCCAAGAACAGCCATCCACCAGGGACCTGCCCCTTCTATGAGGAGCTGGAGGCTCTGGTGAGGGCTAGGACAGCCATCAGAAGAACCACAAGTGGGCCAGGAGAGGCGGTGGCACTCCCCAGGCTGGGTGACAGTGACACTGAGATAGATGACCAAGATGAAGGGAGCTGGGATCCCGAGGAGGCCACAGAAGACTTCAGTGGTTCTGGCCTGGCTGCTGAGGAGTCTGTTCAGGGGCCCAGGATTGCAGGGGGTCCAGCTCTGCTCCAGAGCCGTATTG CCTCCTCAGGTTACGTCACTTATCTGAATGGAGACCATACTGCACACTGTTCCTTCTTTGACCAGCGAGGAAAGCGTGTCCTCAGCTATAGTCTGCCACCTG CAGGCGTGCACTGGGGCTTCGAAGAGACCAAGGTCTTCCTGGCAATCCTCAGTGAGTCCCCCTTCGCCGAAAAGCTTCGCACCTGTCACCAAAACAGCCAGGTATACCGGGCCATCGCGGAGCGGCTGCGTGAGCTGGGTTTCCTGCGGACCCTGGAGCAGTGTCGATACCGATTCAAAAACCTTCTTCGAAGCTACAGGAAAGCCAAGAGCAGCTGTCCACCAGGAACCTGCCCATTCTATGAGGAGATGGACTCACTGATGAGGGCTCGAACTGTGATCAGAGCCGTGGAGACCGTAGGAGAAGACACAGGTCTTCCTGGATCTGGGCAGAGTGGTACTGAGGCAGATGACCAAGAGGCCTGGGGTAAGATGGAAGATGAGGATGCCATTAGACTTCTGACTCCAGACCCCCAGACTCCAGATGCAG GTTTTGAGTTGAAGCATGAAGTTGAAGACCAGATTTCAGAGCAAGATGTTTTGGGGGATTTGCCTAGGGCCTTATCAAGATATACCACCAAAGCTGTCTGCCAGCCTCACGACTGGGGGGAGGACCATGAGAATGGAAATGAAGAGGAGTGGAGGAGCACTCTCCCGTGGGAAGAGTGCTCCTCTGAGGAGGACTTAGAAAAACTCATTGACCACCAAGGCCTGTacctcacagagaaaccctacatACGTGACGCACGTGTGAAAAGCTTCAGTCAGGAAGTGCATTGCTTTTCTCCTCACCGGAGCCATGCAGGTGAGAAGCCCTACAAGTATCCTGCCTCTGGGAAGAGTTTTAGTGACTGTGCCCACCTCAGTACCCACCAGAGActccatactggagagaagccataCAGATGCCTGGAGTGTGGGAGTTGCTTCAGTGACCCCTCTCACCTCATCACCCATCAGAGAGCCCACAGAGGGGAAAAGCCCTATAAATGTGGGATGTGTTGGAAAAGCTTCAGCCAGAGCTCAAACCTCCTGAAACATCAGCAGACCCACTCGGGAGGAACGCCTGACCAGCGGAATGAGCCTGGGGAGCACTTTGGCCAAAGTCCATCATTTAATGCTTACTGGAGAAATTCTACACAGGAGAGACCTAAACAACCTCAGAATCTCAGCATGGGTGCGGACTCTCCTGGAGCCTATCACCCAAACTCAGGGGAGAAGCTGTACCCGTGCCCCGAATGTGGAAGGTGTTTCGCTAAGAGCTCCGCCCTCATCAGCCACCAAAGAATCCACACGGGCGAGAAGCCATACGAGTGTGCCACGTGTGGGAAAAGTTTCAGTAAGAGCTCCAGCCTGGCCAACCACCAACGAACGCACACCGGTGAGAAGCCACACAAGTGTGCGGACTGTGGGAAGTGCTTCAGCGAGCGTTCCAAGCTCATCACCCACCAGAGGGTCCACACGGGAGAGAAGCCCTACAAATGCCCCGAGTGTGGGAAGTTCTTCCGAGACCGGTCCAACCTCATCACCCACCAGAGAATTCACACGGGAGAGAAGCCGTATAAGTGCAGGGAGTGTGGGAAGCGCTTCAACCAAAGTTCCAGTCTTATCATTCACCAGAGGATTCACACCGGCGAGAAGCCCTACAAGTGCACAGAGTGTGGCAAAGACTTCAACAACAGCTCCCACTTCAGTGCCCACCGCAGGACCCACTCGGGAGGGAAAGCGTtgtag